A DNA window from Gemmatimonadaceae bacterium contains the following coding sequences:
- a CDS encoding HAD family acid phosphatase, with protein MKYAAMMLALAGAAACTPAARTAPAPVASRVVEQPGALRWMRRSAEYRALTRQTYAGAARRLDELAPAVAAGSWGVILDADETVLDNSAYERRRALLDSGYTDASWAAWVKEEAAGAVPGAPGFTAHVRALGGRVVIVTNRADSLCAETRANLRSAGITADVVLCQPPGESDKNPRFARVERGTAGAGVPPLMILEWVGDNIQDFPRLTQAMRGDSSAFTPFGRTFWVLPNPVYGSWEKNTAP; from the coding sequence ATGAAGTACGCGGCGATGATGTTGGCGCTGGCCGGTGCGGCGGCGTGCACGCCCGCGGCGCGCACGGCGCCGGCGCCGGTGGCGTCACGCGTGGTGGAACAGCCGGGGGCGCTCCGCTGGATGCGCCGGTCGGCGGAGTATCGCGCGCTCACGCGCCAGACCTACGCCGGTGCGGCGCGGCGCCTGGACGAGCTGGCGCCGGCCGTGGCGGCGGGGAGTTGGGGGGTGATTCTCGACGCCGACGAGACGGTGCTGGACAACAGCGCCTACGAGCGCCGGCGGGCGCTGCTCGACAGCGGCTACACCGACGCGAGCTGGGCGGCGTGGGTGAAGGAGGAGGCGGCAGGGGCCGTGCCCGGCGCGCCGGGATTCACGGCCCATGTGCGCGCGTTGGGCGGGCGCGTGGTGATCGTCACCAACCGCGCCGATTCCCTGTGCGCCGAGACGCGGGCCAATCTGCGCTCGGCGGGCATCACCGCCGACGTCGTGCTGTGCCAGCCGCCGGGCGAGTCGGACAAGAATCCGCGCTTCGCGCGCGTGGAGCGCGGCACCGCGGGCGCCGGCGTGCCGCCGTTGATGATTCTGGAATGGGTGGGCGACAACATCCAGGACTTTCCACGGCTCACGCAGGCGATGCGCGGGGACAGCAGCGCGTTCACTCCGTTCGGCCGGACGTTCTGGGTGTTGCCCAATCCGGTGTACGGCTCGTGGGAGAAGAACACGGCGCCGTAG